The following proteins come from a genomic window of Alicyclobacillus dauci:
- a CDS encoding flagellar FlbD family protein, which translates to MVRLTRLNGSEHWLNPLLIESVEATPDCVVTMTNGHKYIVRETPDEIEAMLIQFYRGIGLIAAAPGKGDE; encoded by the coding sequence ATGGTTCGGTTGACGCGACTGAATGGCTCGGAACATTGGCTCAACCCCTTGCTTATCGAGAGTGTTGAAGCAACACCGGACTGCGTTGTGACCATGACCAATGGTCACAAGTACATCGTAAGAGAGACACCGGACGAGATCGAGGCTATGCTCATTCAATTTTATCGTGGCATCGGCCTTATCGCTGCCGCTCCGGGTAAGGGGGATGAGTAA
- a CDS encoding flagellar basal body-associated FliL family protein — protein sequence MKKPLVVMLIIIIAIVVIVGGGVGAFMYLTKHHSASAKASAQALTPSQAVALQVPLPQMTTNLKNQGLIQFTLILQADSKSTKSELTEMQNEIQDTVNETMRQFTPDQLKDDKGLTTLKSAISSNVNSKLQKGRVTNVYFSQVLVQ from the coding sequence ATGAAAAAGCCGCTTGTAGTGATGTTAATTATCATCATTGCCATTGTGGTTATAGTGGGTGGTGGCGTTGGCGCGTTCATGTATCTGACCAAACACCATTCGGCATCAGCAAAGGCGTCGGCACAAGCATTGACACCGTCACAAGCTGTGGCACTTCAAGTACCGTTGCCGCAAATGACGACAAATCTGAAAAACCAAGGACTTATCCAATTTACGCTTATTTTGCAAGCTGACAGCAAGTCTACAAAGTCCGAGTTGACGGAGATGCAAAACGAGATTCAAGACACCGTCAATGAGACTATGCGTCAATTTACTCCGGACCAATTGAAGGACGATAAAGGCTTGACTACCTTAAAGAGTGCAATTTCGTCAAATGTAAACAGCAAGTTGCAGAAGGGTCGCGTGACAAACGTTTACTTCTCACAAGTACTCGTTCAATAA
- a CDS encoding flagellar hook capping FlgD N-terminal domain-containing protein, which yields MTTPVSSTASTTSSSSSPVLNQSQQLGQDDFLKLLVAQMQNQDPLQPQDNSQMLAQLAQFTSVEQMTNVAQTETQVLSAINSLQTLMAPQMIGKSVTIDDGSGTPIQGTVDSVKFSQGQSQVVVNGTAYPTTQVVQMS from the coding sequence ATGACGACCCCAGTTTCGTCGACCGCGTCAACAACGAGTTCATCGTCGTCACCCGTTTTGAACCAGAGTCAGCAACTTGGACAAGATGACTTTTTGAAATTGCTCGTTGCGCAGATGCAGAATCAAGACCCACTGCAACCACAAGACAATTCACAAATGCTGGCGCAGTTGGCGCAGTTCACTTCGGTTGAACAGATGACCAACGTGGCGCAGACGGAAACACAAGTGCTGTCGGCAATTAACTCTTTGCAGACGCTCATGGCACCTCAAATGATTGGTAAGAGTGTGACAATTGATGACGGCAGTGGTACACCCATTCAGGGTACAGTGGATAGTGTTAAGTTTAGCCAAGGTCAGTCGCAGGTTGTCGTGAACGGAACAGCGTATCCAACCACCCAGGTGGTGCAAATGTCATGA
- the fliM gene encoding flagellar motor switch protein FliM, which translates to MSEVLSQSEIDALLSAISSGEIDTSDIRPDERAARVRSYDFRRAMRFSKDHLRVLRRIHEQFSRLLTTHLTVQLRTVIQVQVESVDQVPYEEFIRSIPTLTVLHLMEMEPLEGRVVLEMNPQVVFAMLDRFMGGDSASPYRERELTDIEMTLMKKLVTPVTELLADSWRGVTQLEPEFVSMESNPQFLQLTTPNETVLVIAMSVRIGETSGLINLCIPHTTVEPIMPMLSNRHIMDAGHRKHADSEEEHAVKSHVLKVPVDIEVQLGNTDLTVDELLNLDVGDTIMLQQTIHDPAVVYVDGAPAFWGSIGKRNKAYAVKILRDWEGDRDGE; encoded by the coding sequence GTGTCAGAAGTACTTTCACAATCTGAGATTGATGCGCTGTTGTCGGCCATCAGCAGTGGCGAAATCGATACGAGTGACATTCGGCCTGACGAACGCGCAGCGCGGGTCCGTTCCTACGATTTCCGACGGGCGATGCGGTTCTCGAAGGATCACTTGCGGGTTTTACGCAGGATACATGAGCAGTTTTCGCGACTGCTGACAACACACTTGACCGTTCAGCTGCGTACCGTCATTCAAGTTCAAGTTGAATCTGTAGATCAAGTTCCCTATGAAGAGTTTATCCGATCCATTCCGACACTTACGGTTCTGCACCTCATGGAGATGGAACCACTAGAAGGCCGTGTCGTACTGGAAATGAATCCGCAAGTTGTCTTTGCGATGTTGGATAGATTTATGGGCGGTGACAGCGCCAGTCCCTATCGTGAACGGGAACTGACTGACATTGAAATGACTCTGATGAAGAAATTGGTGACTCCAGTCACTGAGCTATTGGCCGACTCGTGGCGGGGTGTGACTCAGTTGGAGCCTGAGTTTGTCTCCATGGAAAGCAACCCGCAGTTTCTGCAGTTGACAACGCCGAACGAGACAGTGCTTGTCATTGCTATGAGTGTTCGAATTGGCGAAACATCGGGACTCATCAATCTGTGTATCCCACACACAACGGTGGAACCCATTATGCCGATGCTGAGCAATCGCCACATCATGGACGCTGGGCATCGAAAACACGCGGACAGCGAGGAAGAACATGCAGTCAAGTCCCATGTCCTCAAGGTCCCAGTCGACATAGAGGTTCAGTTGGGAAATACCGATTTAACGGTGGATGAGCTACTGAACTTGGATGTGGGGGACACCATCATGCTTCAACAGACCATTCACGATCCAGCAGTGGTCTACGTGGACGGTGCACCGGCGTTCTGGGGAAGTATTGGCAAGCGAAATAAAGCATACGCAGTAAAAATTCTGCGTGATTGGGAGGGGGATCGCGACGGTGAGTGA
- a CDS encoding flagellar hook-length control protein FliK: MKVTSSAEGLPVAHKGGNPLLSTMDPSAGGAASFDGLLAAMLGGSVQLGQTMTTQKASSKSSSQIIDGVSSSKARLGTAILMGTRQRGSTLASGASDSSSVASKAASAGVVAKAQVDVHGGADTSLLGLVISGKGAKSGLNSGTTSPEELGVSTEMVAGQSEDEPGDSVAGGKSAAVQTPSLSNKPVLNGSVANSRPTSDFLSAVSKETSSGSTSNHSGGGKLDKHQIDTKDPVSAHTAETSTGSSTNVIATMGAVTLSSGATGAESTGASYEVDTRDPNALSQFGRLISVKADAGQSQLHVQVMPQGMGQLDVTVTKGADGLQIQVVANQATTLAWLNQQLPNLQQTMEEAGINVSSMQLSFGQDNQPNQGDGRQQKPPQQRRTSAIDSAQPSSGIDGTVRSLGSTSHTGDISLSI, translated from the coding sequence ATGAAGGTAACGTCAAGTGCTGAAGGACTTCCTGTGGCTCATAAGGGAGGCAATCCGCTGCTGTCGACGATGGATCCATCTGCAGGCGGAGCTGCGTCGTTTGACGGTCTGTTGGCGGCCATGCTTGGGGGATCGGTCCAGTTGGGTCAAACGATGACCACTCAAAAGGCGTCGAGCAAGTCATCGTCGCAAATAATCGATGGCGTGAGTAGCTCCAAGGCCAGGTTGGGCACGGCTATACTAATGGGGACAAGGCAGCGGGGCTCAACGTTGGCCTCTGGCGCATCCGATTCGTCGTCGGTTGCTTCGAAAGCCGCCAGTGCAGGTGTAGTGGCAAAGGCACAGGTCGATGTTCATGGTGGTGCAGATACTTCTCTTCTGGGTCTTGTAATCTCCGGTAAAGGTGCGAAAAGCGGCCTGAATTCGGGAACAACTTCTCCGGAGGAGTTAGGTGTTTCGACGGAGATGGTTGCCGGCCAGAGTGAAGATGAACCCGGAGACTCGGTTGCGGGTGGTAAGTCAGCGGCAGTTCAAACGCCATCATTAAGTAATAAACCTGTCTTGAACGGATCTGTGGCAAATAGCCGCCCGACGTCAGATTTCCTGTCGGCCGTTTCGAAAGAAACTTCAAGCGGATCGACAAGTAATCACTCTGGCGGCGGTAAATTAGACAAGCATCAGATTGACACGAAGGATCCAGTCAGCGCGCACACGGCTGAAACGAGCACAGGCAGTTCGACCAACGTAATCGCTACGATGGGTGCGGTTACTCTCTCCTCCGGTGCGACAGGTGCAGAATCGACCGGTGCTAGCTATGAAGTGGATACACGAGACCCGAATGCACTATCTCAATTCGGCCGTCTGATTTCCGTGAAGGCCGACGCTGGACAGTCCCAACTTCACGTACAGGTGATGCCACAAGGTATGGGGCAGTTGGACGTAACGGTCACCAAAGGAGCAGACGGATTGCAAATCCAGGTCGTTGCAAACCAAGCTACTACACTCGCTTGGTTAAATCAGCAATTACCGAATTTGCAGCAAACGATGGAGGAAGCTGGAATCAACGTTTCAAGCATGCAGTTATCGTTTGGACAAGATAACCAGCCAAACCAGGGTGACGGAAGACAACAAAAGCCACCACAACAACGTCGAACGTCAGCCATTGATTCAGCTCAACCTAGCTCGGGAATCGATGGGACTGTGAGATCCCTGGGCTCGACGAGTCATACGGGCGATATTAGCTTATCCATTTAA
- a CDS encoding FliI/YscN family ATPase: MEQILKQFTDTLPDQKLIRLYGKVTKVVGLTVESSGPQAVLGDLCSIRGGRAVCQAEVVGFREGKLILVPLGEMGDIGPGSEVLALHNRLSVPCGPGLLGRILDGLGRPMDGLGPIRNARPREIEQAPIDPLQRKRIEHRIQTGVRVIDSLLTVGDGQRVGIFAGSGVGKSTLLSMIARGTEADVNVIALVGERGREVREFIERDLGDEGLRRSVVVVATSDQPALIRTKAAFVATAIAEYFSDAGYHVNFMMDSVTRFAMAQREVGLAAGEPPTARGYTPSVFALLPKLLERTGPGVRGSITAFYTVLVDGDDMNDPIADTVRGILDGHIVLSRRLANAGHFPAVDVLSSVSRLFSTVVDKQHHQAAQIARAWLSKYRDIEDLLRIGAYRQGTDAETDLAIAKIPEVNAILTQATDDLTNMGETLQSLSAVTGVSE; encoded by the coding sequence GTGGAGCAGATTCTTAAACAGTTCACCGATACGCTCCCGGACCAAAAGCTGATTCGCTTGTACGGCAAGGTTACAAAGGTCGTTGGGCTGACCGTTGAATCAAGTGGCCCACAAGCCGTTCTGGGTGATTTGTGTTCGATCAGAGGCGGAAGAGCAGTGTGTCAGGCAGAGGTCGTGGGATTTCGTGAAGGCAAGCTAATTCTCGTACCCCTTGGGGAAATGGGTGACATCGGACCGGGTTCTGAGGTACTGGCACTTCACAACAGGCTGAGCGTACCGTGTGGACCAGGGTTGTTAGGCCGCATTTTGGATGGCCTAGGCCGCCCGATGGATGGTTTAGGACCAATTCGAAATGCCAGGCCGCGCGAAATTGAACAAGCGCCTATCGATCCGTTGCAGCGCAAGCGGATCGAACATCGCATTCAAACGGGTGTACGTGTCATCGACTCGCTATTGACGGTGGGCGATGGACAACGTGTCGGTATTTTTGCAGGTAGTGGTGTCGGGAAGAGCACCCTCTTGTCGATGATAGCGCGAGGCACTGAAGCAGACGTGAACGTCATTGCACTGGTCGGTGAACGAGGTAGGGAAGTACGCGAGTTCATCGAACGGGATTTAGGTGATGAAGGTTTAAGACGAAGTGTTGTCGTCGTCGCAACTTCTGATCAACCGGCTCTTATTCGGACCAAGGCTGCTTTTGTCGCTACGGCAATTGCAGAGTATTTTTCGGATGCCGGCTACCACGTCAATTTTATGATGGACTCTGTTACGCGCTTTGCAATGGCTCAACGAGAGGTAGGGCTAGCGGCAGGGGAACCGCCGACGGCGCGCGGATACACACCATCAGTCTTTGCGCTTCTGCCGAAACTACTCGAACGGACGGGGCCCGGTGTCCGAGGGTCGATTACCGCGTTTTATACGGTTCTTGTCGACGGGGATGATATGAACGACCCCATAGCCGACACGGTGCGCGGTATTCTGGACGGTCACATTGTGTTGTCGAGGAGACTAGCCAATGCAGGACATTTCCCGGCGGTTGACGTATTGAGTAGTGTCTCTCGACTTTTTTCGACAGTCGTAGACAAACAGCATCATCAGGCAGCCCAAATCGCGCGCGCATGGCTGAGTAAGTATAGGGACATTGAGGATCTATTGCGAATTGGTGCATATCGGCAGGGCACTGATGCTGAGACTGACTTGGCCATCGCAAAAATCCCGGAAGTCAATGCAATTTTAACGCAAGCAACAGATGACTTGACGAACATGGGTGAAACGCTTCAAAGCTTGAGTGCCGTAACGGGGGTGAGTGAATGA
- a CDS encoding response regulator, with amino-acid sequence MAKILVVDDAAFMRMMIKDILTKNGMEVVGEAADGAQAIEKYAELKPDLVTMDITMPEVDGIQALKQIRASDPQARVIVCSAMGQQAMVIDAITAGAKDFIVKPFQADRVVEAVQKALR; translated from the coding sequence ATGGCTAAAATTTTAGTTGTAGACGATGCAGCATTTATGCGGATGATGATTAAAGATATTTTGACCAAGAATGGAATGGAAGTTGTTGGGGAAGCTGCGGATGGCGCACAGGCCATCGAGAAATACGCGGAGTTAAAGCCTGACCTTGTGACCATGGACATTACGATGCCTGAGGTAGACGGCATTCAGGCATTAAAGCAAATTCGCGCGAGTGATCCGCAGGCCCGGGTCATTGTTTGTTCGGCAATGGGCCAACAGGCGATGGTTATTGACGCAATCACAGCTGGCGCAAAGGACTTCATTGTCAAGCCGTTTCAAGCGGATCGAGTGGTTGAAGCTGTTCAAAAGGCGTTGCGATAA
- the fliY gene encoding flagellar motor switch phosphatase FliY, with the protein MSDEMKLSQAEIDALLKGDANNATGTEGDVLSPEEADALGEMGNISFGSAATSLSALLQHRVDITTPKVSVIQVEDIKSNFPKPYVLVAVEFTEGLQGSNALAIELNDAKTIADLMLGGDGTNIEGDLNELHLSAVAEAMNQMMGGAATSMSQMLGKTTNISPPRVNVIDFATDSDSGFEMDDQIVNVEFQLRVGDLIDSKIMQLIPLRFAKDMVQMVMGNSEQSEAQSAPAQVPSGANPTTSGHPESTSAQESPLPLAHSAPKTTTEQVAATYSSRPTQHPVQVQQPEFMDFDQDNRSGAAPRNLALLYDVPLNVTVELGRAKRVIREILDLSAGSVLELDKLAGEPVDIFVNNKRIAVGEVVVIDENFGVRVTDIISQEQRVTKLSQ; encoded by the coding sequence GTGAGTGACGAAATGAAACTCTCCCAAGCGGAAATTGACGCACTCTTAAAGGGCGACGCAAACAACGCGACCGGTACGGAGGGTGATGTGCTAAGCCCTGAAGAGGCCGACGCCCTTGGGGAAATGGGGAACATAAGTTTTGGGTCGGCCGCAACATCGCTTTCCGCATTATTGCAACATCGGGTGGATATTACCACTCCGAAAGTTAGTGTTATCCAAGTTGAGGATATTAAGTCGAATTTCCCAAAACCTTACGTCCTTGTCGCAGTCGAATTTACTGAGGGGTTGCAAGGATCTAATGCGCTCGCCATCGAATTAAATGACGCCAAGACAATTGCGGATCTCATGCTTGGCGGTGACGGGACCAACATCGAAGGAGATTTGAACGAGCTCCATTTAAGTGCTGTCGCAGAGGCTATGAACCAGATGATGGGTGGCGCGGCTACGTCCATGAGTCAGATGCTTGGGAAGACCACGAATATCTCGCCGCCGCGCGTCAATGTCATTGATTTTGCAACCGATTCTGACAGCGGCTTCGAAATGGATGACCAAATCGTTAATGTTGAATTTCAGTTGCGTGTTGGTGATTTGATCGACTCCAAGATCATGCAGCTCATCCCGCTCCGCTTTGCAAAAGACATGGTTCAAATGGTGATGGGCAACTCCGAACAGAGTGAGGCTCAGTCAGCGCCTGCTCAAGTACCAAGTGGGGCGAACCCGACTACGTCCGGACATCCTGAGTCAACGTCAGCCCAAGAAAGTCCTTTACCGTTAGCGCACAGCGCTCCTAAAACGACGACGGAACAGGTTGCTGCAACCTACAGCTCACGTCCAACTCAACATCCTGTTCAAGTGCAACAACCGGAGTTTATGGATTTTGATCAAGACAACCGGAGCGGAGCAGCGCCGCGGAATCTCGCTCTGTTATACGATGTTCCGTTGAACGTGACCGTTGAACTTGGTAGAGCGAAAAGGGTGATTCGGGAAATCCTTGACTTGTCAGCCGGTTCTGTCCTAGAGCTTGATAAGTTGGCGGGTGAACCAGTGGATATTTTTGTCAACAACAAACGCATCGCTGTTGGAGAAGTTGTGGTCATTGATGAGAATTTTGGTGTTCGCGTGACAGACATTATCAGTCAAGAGCAGAGAGTAACTAAGCTCTCTCAGTAA
- the fliG gene encoding flagellar motor switch protein FliG encodes MSVQRQQTLSGRQKAAVLLIALGQDVAASVFQRLSQEEVEQLTFEIANVSKVNLESREAILDEFRSLAMAREYIQTGGIDYARNVLEQALGTREAEDVLSRLTSALQVRPFHFARKADPNQLLGFIQDEHPQTVALVLSFLESEQAAMILSALQPDLQADVARRIATMKGTSPDVIAEVEDILESKLSTMTSIDSAQAGGIEAVVDILNGVDRSTEKTILEQLSVKDPELVEEIKKRMFVFEDIILLDSRAIQRVIRDADPRDLQLALKVARDDVKEVIFSNMSNRMSESFQEDMEYMGPVRLRDVEDPQQRIVGVIRHLEELGEIVISRGGGDDIIV; translated from the coding sequence ATGAGTGTGCAACGACAACAGACGTTATCCGGTCGGCAAAAGGCAGCAGTTTTGCTCATTGCCCTTGGGCAGGACGTCGCGGCAAGTGTTTTTCAGCGACTGTCACAGGAGGAAGTTGAACAGTTGACGTTTGAAATTGCTAATGTTAGCAAGGTCAATTTGGAATCACGTGAAGCCATTCTTGATGAATTCCGTAGCCTTGCGATGGCTCGTGAATATATCCAGACGGGTGGTATTGATTACGCGCGTAATGTTCTTGAACAAGCCCTCGGCACGCGTGAGGCGGAAGATGTTCTTTCTCGGTTAACCTCTGCATTGCAAGTTCGGCCCTTTCATTTCGCTCGTAAGGCCGATCCCAACCAACTTCTTGGATTCATCCAGGATGAGCATCCGCAAACTGTGGCTTTGGTCCTTTCATTTCTGGAATCGGAACAGGCAGCTATGATTCTATCGGCCCTTCAGCCTGATCTACAGGCGGATGTCGCTCGCAGGATCGCGACGATGAAGGGTACATCGCCTGACGTGATCGCGGAAGTAGAAGATATTCTCGAATCCAAGTTGTCCACGATGACATCGATCGACAGCGCCCAGGCGGGTGGTATCGAAGCGGTTGTTGACATTCTCAATGGAGTCGACAGATCAACCGAGAAGACCATTTTGGAGCAATTGTCCGTCAAGGATCCCGAATTGGTAGAGGAAATCAAAAAGCGAATGTTCGTCTTCGAGGACATTATCTTGCTCGACAGTCGTGCGATTCAACGCGTCATTCGCGATGCCGACCCACGAGATTTACAGTTGGCACTCAAAGTCGCGCGGGATGACGTCAAGGAAGTCATCTTTAGCAATATGTCAAACCGGATGTCCGAGTCTTTCCAGGAGGACATGGAGTATATGGGACCTGTGCGTCTGCGCGACGTAGAAGATCCGCAACAGCGCATTGTAGGTGTAATCCGACATCTCGAGGAACTGGGCGAAATCGTTATTTCCCGTGGTGGAGGTGATGACATCATTGTCTAA
- a CDS encoding FliH/SctL family protein, which translates to MTSLSKVLKRSNSEWLDAGVQRIPLARVPKEIGFLASGGRADPDLDLQDVDVDALIQEATERADEMLASAQVRADAMVNEATGKVEEIRRAAEQKGYEEGLKRGLADAKMEFDEWKTSEQEKLTELAESVEASRREQLVALSPVLHSLAIAVVEKLIHRELELAPPDIGSIVEDLLSYVIQSTTVQVRVHPDDYIRAREAHPKWQMMKYGDWEISIVPDASLDRGDCEIRGDTGYVDAKIQTRLDELQHALREFMSRQGEAASGADS; encoded by the coding sequence ATGACATCATTGTCTAAAGTGTTGAAGAGGTCTAACTCGGAGTGGCTTGACGCAGGAGTGCAGAGAATTCCCCTCGCTCGAGTTCCAAAGGAAATCGGGTTTCTGGCCTCCGGCGGGCGAGCGGATCCAGACTTGGATCTGCAAGATGTTGACGTGGACGCGTTGATACAGGAGGCGACGGAACGAGCTGATGAAATGCTGGCCAGTGCCCAAGTTCGTGCGGACGCTATGGTGAACGAGGCCACTGGAAAAGTGGAGGAAATTCGCCGTGCAGCTGAACAAAAGGGATATGAGGAAGGTCTGAAACGGGGACTGGCTGATGCAAAAATGGAGTTCGATGAGTGGAAGACAAGTGAACAAGAAAAATTGACCGAGCTCGCGGAGTCAGTTGAGGCGAGTCGACGGGAACAACTTGTCGCGCTCTCTCCGGTCCTGCATTCCCTGGCGATAGCCGTTGTGGAGAAACTGATTCATCGCGAACTGGAACTTGCGCCTCCGGATATCGGGTCCATCGTCGAGGATTTACTGTCGTATGTCATTCAAAGCACAACCGTTCAAGTACGGGTTCACCCAGATGACTACATACGTGCAAGGGAAGCACATCCGAAGTGGCAGATGATGAAGTACGGTGATTGGGAGATTTCGATAGTTCCTGATGCCTCGCTAGACCGCGGGGACTGTGAAATTCGTGGTGATACTGGGTATGTTGACGCAAAAATACAAACAAGATTAGACGAATTGCAACACGCACTCAGGGAGTTCATGAGTCGCCAGGGAGAGGCTGCAAGTGGAGCAGATTCTTAA
- a CDS encoding flagellar hook-basal body complex protein: MLRSMSSAISGMQAFQTDLDTVGNNIANVNTVGFKSSRTDFSDILSQTTSGGNAPSGTGLGGTNPMQVGLGVKASDIELDMSQGPDQTTSNPTDLAVNGSGMFVVSPDAKDTAGATTGTYSTMFTRAGNFTVDNSGNLVLPNGFVAMGFPANSNGTINTTAYTPTGTANLQKMNVDDLFTLSGPHGAAGTAIASAPDVQIGSDGSVSVAASDGNRYTVGYISLANFPNTAGLQKAGDNLFTATAASGQPTCGQPGDTTKNLGTVTSGELEMSNVDLSNEFAEMITAQNGYVANTHMIGTDNQVLQALVNMKNS, translated from the coding sequence ATGTTACGTTCTATGAGCTCTGCCATTTCTGGCATGCAGGCGTTTCAGACCGACCTTGACACGGTTGGTAACAATATTGCGAACGTGAATACGGTCGGGTTTAAGTCGAGTCGCACTGACTTTAGTGACATTTTGAGTCAGACAACATCAGGTGGTAATGCACCGTCTGGTACGGGGCTTGGCGGGACAAATCCGATGCAAGTCGGGCTTGGTGTGAAGGCTTCCGACATTGAGCTGGACATGTCTCAAGGGCCAGACCAGACGACATCCAATCCGACCGACCTGGCGGTGAATGGTTCGGGGATGTTTGTGGTAAGTCCAGATGCTAAAGACACTGCAGGGGCTACCACGGGAACATATTCAACCATGTTTACTCGTGCGGGAAACTTTACTGTCGACAATAGTGGTAATTTAGTTCTCCCAAATGGTTTTGTGGCGATGGGCTTCCCTGCCAATAGTAATGGAACAATTAATACGACAGCGTATACGCCGACCGGGACAGCCAACCTACAAAAAATGAACGTTGATGATCTCTTTACACTGAGTGGCCCGCATGGAGCAGCAGGTACCGCTATTGCGTCTGCACCCGATGTGCAAATTGGCTCGGATGGAAGCGTTAGTGTTGCTGCGTCAGACGGAAACCGTTACACGGTCGGTTATATTTCACTGGCCAACTTTCCAAATACAGCTGGGTTGCAAAAAGCGGGTGATAATCTATTCACGGCCACGGCAGCCTCAGGTCAGCCTACCTGTGGTCAACCGGGGGACACGACAAAAAATCTTGGCACCGTTACGTCCGGCGAATTGGAAATGTCCAACGTTGACTTGTCGAATGAATTTGCTGAAATGATCACGGCCCAGAACGGCTATGTTGCCAACACGCACATGATCGGAACGGACAACCAGGTGCTTCAGGCGCTAGTCAACATGAAGAACTCGTAA
- a CDS encoding MotE family protein, which yields MATKVNGTAKPKQSAKSEGKSGAQRIVWIVFVGIVPILVAVVVVGAALQFIGVPVWKTTMQVVGVSHTKPGPSPLDEANTKYQDAQQQINSLKSQNATLAGKNQAQQGQITALETQIQTLQKELQVQGDHFQAGEKEAKVLAQMDPQAAATVLQKLGSDGAGWVVAAMGPDVSGPILQAVPADFATAVLQKAATDQVTASQSSTNSTTNGTGQ from the coding sequence ATGGCGACCAAAGTGAATGGAACAGCAAAGCCTAAGCAGTCCGCTAAATCTGAGGGGAAAAGTGGCGCCCAACGGATTGTATGGATCGTATTTGTCGGGATCGTGCCCATCCTTGTCGCGGTGGTTGTTGTTGGCGCAGCTTTGCAATTTATCGGAGTTCCAGTGTGGAAGACAACCATGCAGGTTGTTGGTGTATCCCATACAAAGCCTGGTCCTTCTCCACTCGACGAGGCAAACACAAAATATCAAGATGCCCAGCAGCAAATCAACTCTCTGAAGTCGCAAAATGCGACGCTAGCTGGAAAGAATCAAGCGCAACAGGGTCAAATTACAGCACTTGAAACACAGATACAGACCTTGCAAAAGGAACTCCAAGTTCAAGGAGACCATTTCCAAGCTGGTGAAAAGGAAGCAAAGGTGCTTGCTCAAATGGACCCTCAAGCCGCTGCCACCGTCCTACAGAAACTTGGGTCGGACGGCGCAGGATGGGTTGTGGCGGCAATGGGTCCAGACGTATCCGGCCCCATCCTGCAAGCCGTTCCTGCGGATTTTGCAACGGCCGTGCTTCAAAAGGCTGCGACTGATCAGGTGACGGCCAGCCAATCATCAACGAATTCCACGACAAACGGGACGGGACAGTAG